The following are encoded in a window of Flavobacterium psychrotrophum genomic DNA:
- a CDS encoding LptF/LptG family permease — protein MKIIDWYILKRYLATFFVMLLMFIPIGIVIDVSEKVNRMLENKVPFKQIAIYYGDFTIYFANLLFPIFLFLSIIWFTSKLANNTEIVAILSSGISFTRFLRPYIVGASLISLLALLMGFFFVPTASKGFNDFRYKYLSRKEVRQSTDVYKQISDNEYIYVSSFSYTSKTGNNFNLETFRGNKLVSKISASSIKWNEKDSTYTLGGYTSRTIGSEGDILASAPTKNFKFNFKPDDLTPAVYAAETMTYGQLTDFIEKERMRGSGNLNAYLVVLYKKYSVPVSAFILTIIAVSVSSMKRRGGMGLNLAIGISLAFTYVFFDKVFGTLAEKSTFSPLIATWIPNIAFGILAIYLLRNARR, from the coding sequence ATGAAAATAATAGACTGGTACATCCTTAAACGATACCTTGCCACATTTTTTGTAATGCTCCTTATGTTCATCCCCATAGGGATTGTTATAGACGTATCTGAAAAGGTAAACCGCATGCTCGAAAATAAGGTTCCCTTTAAACAGATAGCAATTTACTATGGCGATTTTACCATCTATTTTGCAAACCTGCTTTTTCCCATATTTCTGTTCCTGAGCATTATTTGGTTTACCAGTAAGCTGGCTAACAATACAGAGATTGTTGCCATACTAAGTTCAGGCATCTCATTTACGCGCTTTTTGCGTCCTTATATAGTTGGGGCTTCATTAATTTCGCTCCTGGCACTACTCATGGGCTTTTTCTTTGTACCCACGGCAAGTAAAGGCTTTAATGACTTTAGATACAAATACCTGTCCCGAAAGGAGGTACGCCAGAGTACCGATGTATACAAGCAGATAAGTGATAATGAATACATCTATGTTAGCAGCTTTAGCTACACCAGTAAAACAGGCAACAACTTTAACCTCGAAACTTTTCGCGGCAATAAACTTGTCAGCAAAATAAGTGCAAGCAGCATTAAATGGAATGAGAAAGACAGTACTTATACACTTGGCGGTTACACCAGCCGCACAATAGGTTCTGAAGGCGATATACTGGCAAGCGCTCCTACTAAAAATTTTAAGTTCAACTTTAAGCCTGACGACCTTACCCCTGCTGTTTATGCAGCAGAGACGATGACTTATGGCCAGTTGACCGACTTTATCGAAAAAGAACGTATGCGCGGATCGGGCAATCTTAATGCTTATTTAGTGGTACTCTACAAAAAGTATAGTGTACCCGTATCAGCCTTTATCCTTACCATAATTGCAGTATCGGTGTCGAGCATGAAACGCCGCGGTGGTATGGGCCTTAACCTTGCCATAGGCATATCGCTTGCCTTTACTTATGTGTTTTTTGACAAGGTATTTGGCACCCTTGCCGAAAAATCTACCTTTTCTCCACTTATAGCCACCTGGATACCCAATATAGCTTTTGGTATCCTGGCCATATACCTGCTACGCAATGCAAGGCGATAA
- the tgt gene encoding tRNA guanosine(34) transglycosylase Tgt — MKFDLITKDPQTKARAGELTTDHGTIQTPIFMPVGTAGTVKGVHQRELKNDINPDIILGNTYHLYLRPKLDVLEQAGGLHKFMNWDRPILTDSGGYQVYSLSANRKIKEEGVKFKSHIDGSYHFFSPESVMEIQRTIGADIIMAFDECTPYPCDYRYAKRSMHMTHRWLDRCITHLEKTPYKYDYTQAFFPIVQGSTYTDLRKESAEYIANAGAVGNAIGGLSVGEPAEEMYAMTDVVCSILPEDKPRYLMGVGTPINILENIALGVDMFDCVMPTRNARNGMLFTANGTINMKNKKWENDFSPIDEMGITFVDTEYSKAYLRHLFAANEFLGKQIATIHNLGFYMWLVREARKHIIEGDFRQWKEMMVRNMSQRL, encoded by the coding sequence ATGAAATTTGACCTGATTACTAAGGATCCACAAACCAAAGCCCGCGCCGGCGAATTAACGACCGACCACGGTACCATACAAACCCCAATATTTATGCCGGTGGGTACGGCAGGTACTGTAAAGGGTGTGCACCAGCGCGAACTGAAAAACGATATTAACCCCGATATTATACTGGGTAACACTTACCACCTGTACCTGCGCCCAAAGCTGGATGTACTGGAACAGGCCGGTGGCCTTCATAAATTCATGAACTGGGACCGCCCTATACTTACTGATAGTGGCGGATACCAGGTATACTCACTTTCGGCTAACCGAAAAATAAAAGAAGAGGGTGTAAAATTCAAGAGCCACATAGATGGTTCTTACCACTTCTTTTCGCCGGAAAGCGTTATGGAGATACAGCGCACCATAGGTGCCGACATTATTATGGCGTTTGATGAGTGTACCCCGTACCCATGCGACTACCGCTATGCTAAGCGCAGTATGCACATGACGCACCGCTGGTTAGACAGGTGTATTACGCACCTTGAAAAAACACCTTACAAATACGATTACACACAGGCATTCTTCCCTATCGTACAGGGTAGCACCTATACAGACTTACGTAAGGAGAGCGCAGAATATATTGCAAACGCAGGTGCCGTAGGAAATGCCATTGGCGGATTATCTGTAGGTGAACCTGCCGAAGAAATGTATGCCATGACCGATGTGGTGTGCAGCATACTACCAGAAGATAAACCACGTTACCTTATGGGTGTGGGTACTCCTATAAATATATTAGAAAACATTGCGCTGGGTGTAGACATGTTTGACTGTGTTATGCCTACCCGAAATGCACGTAACGGTATGTTGTTTACCGCTAACGGCACCATAAACATGAAGAACAAAAAGTGGGAGAATGATTTTAGCCCTATAGATGAGATGGGCATCACTTTTGTAGATACCGAATATTCTAAAGCCTATTTAAGGCACCTTTTTGCTGCTAATGAATTTTTGGGTAAGCAAATTGCTACCATACACAATCTTGGTTTTTATATGTGGCTGGTGCGCGAAGCGCGTAAACACATTATAGAAGGCGACTTTAGGCAATGGAAAGAAATGATGGTGCGTAATATGAGCCAGAGATTATAG
- a CDS encoding DMT family transporter produces the protein MQGDNLKNYLHLHLIVFVWGFTAVLGKLITLGAFPLVWFRMSIAVALMAIYGIIMKVPFKVSLKAFIQFMLAGLIIALHWFTFFHAIKISNISVTLACLSTGAFFASLLEPLLYGRKIIAYEVIFGLFVIAGLYIIFHFEGNYLFGILTALLSAFLSTLFAIINGKFAKQHNATAISFYELLGGIFFFSLYLLYSGEFTPEFFTLSASDWLWLFILGSVCTAYAQIAAVKVMQTITPYTMMLTINLEPIYGIILALVVFEESERMASSFYVGAAIILITVIINGVLKNRLSKAN, from the coding sequence ATGCAAGGCGATAACCTAAAAAACTACCTGCACCTGCACCTCATTGTTTTTGTATGGGGGTTTACTGCCGTGCTTGGCAAACTCATTACATTGGGCGCATTTCCGCTGGTATGGTTCAGGATGAGTATAGCCGTGGCGTTAATGGCTATTTACGGTATTATAATGAAAGTGCCTTTTAAAGTTTCTTTAAAAGCTTTTATACAGTTTATGCTGGCAGGGCTTATTATAGCACTGCACTGGTTTACATTTTTTCATGCCATTAAAATCAGTAATATATCGGTTACATTAGCCTGCCTTAGCACGGGTGCTTTTTTTGCCTCGCTGCTAGAACCTTTACTGTACGGACGCAAAATAATAGCGTATGAAGTTATCTTCGGGCTGTTTGTAATTGCAGGGCTCTACATCATTTTCCACTTTGAAGGCAATTACCTTTTCGGGATACTTACAGCACTACTAAGCGCTTTTCTGTCTACGCTATTTGCCATCATCAATGGTAAATTTGCAAAACAGCATAACGCTACTGCGATTTCATTTTATGAACTTTTGGGTGGTATATTTTTCTTTTCGCTCTACCTTTTATATAGCGGCGAATTTACCCCTGAGTTTTTTACACTCTCTGCATCAGACTGGCTATGGCTGTTTATCCTGGGTTCTGTTTGTACTGCTTATGCACAAATAGCGGCTGTAAAAGTTATGCAAACCATTACCCCTTACACCATGATGCTTACCATAAACCTGGAGCCTATTTATGGGATAATTCTTGCACTGGTGGTTTTTGAGGAAAGCGAACGTATGGCAAGCTCATTCTATGTGGGCGCCGCGATTATACTAATTACAGTGATAATCAACGGGGTGCTAAAAAACCGCTTGTCAAAAGCAAACTAA